A region from the Lolium perenne isolate Kyuss_39 chromosome 4, Kyuss_2.0, whole genome shotgun sequence genome encodes:
- the LOC127296631 gene encoding mitochondrial outer membrane protein porin 5, whose translation MAAKGPGLFSNIGKSAKDLLTRDYTYDQKLTVSSVSSSGVALTSTAVKKGGLYSFDVAGVYKYKNTLVDVKVDTQSNVSTTLTVLDVLPSTKLVTSVKLPDYNSGKVELQYFHENATLATAVGTKPSPVVEFSAAVGPKGLAVGGEAAFDTSSGKFTKYSAGIGVTKPEFHAAFILADKGDTIKVSGVYHLDEKQKASAVAEFTRKLSANENALTVGGLYTVDPQTTVKARLNNTGTLAALLQHEVKPKSLLTISGEFDTKALDRAPKFGLTFALKP comes from the exons atggCCGCCAAGGGACCCGGCCTCTTCTCCAACATCGGCAAGTCGGCCAAGG ATCTGCTCACGAGGGACTACACCTACGACCAGAAGCTCACCGTGTCCAGCGTCAGCTCCTCCGGAGTG GCCCTCACTTCCACAGCTGTGAAGAAAGGAGGGCTTTATTCGTTTGATGTCGCCGGAGTGTACAAGTACAAGAATACTCTTGTTGATGTTAAAGTGGATACACAGTCAAAT GTCTCTACTACCTTGACTGTCTTGGATGTCCTGCCATCAACAAAGCTTGTGACATCTGTCAAGCTGCCTGACTACAATTCTGGGAAG GTGGAGCTGCAATACTTCCATGAGAATGCAACTTTGGCTACTGCTGTTGGCACGAAGCCCTCTCCTGTGGTTGAATTTTCTGCAGCAGTAGGTCCTAAAGGACTTGCCGTCGGTGGAGAAGCTGCGTTTGACACTTCTTCAGGGAAGTTCACCAAGTACAGTGCTGGGATAGGTGTAACCAAGCCAGAATTTCATGCTGCATTCATTCT GGCCGACAAAGGTGACACCATTAAAGTGTCAGGTGTTTACCACCTTGATGAGAAGCAGAAGGCTTCAGCTGTGGCTGAATTTACCCGGAAGCTCTCAGCCAACGAGAACGCACTCACTGTTGGTGGCCTGTACACAGTTGACCCTCAGACAACCGTGAAGGCAAGGCTCAACAACACTGGGACGCTTGCTGCTCTTCTCCAGCACGAGGTTAAACCGAAGTCACTCTTGACAATCTCTGGTGAATTCGACACCAAGGCCTTGGACAGAGCCCCCAAGTTTGGCCTCACATTCGCCCTCAAGCCCTGA
- the LOC127296632 gene encoding adenylyl-sulfate kinase 3, with the protein MSSLPFPPALRLRASSPSAPAPANRRKHAARASVVAALGGDGGCGGSGMEQLRQGKASGSPVQEKPVMSNIGKSTNILWHDCPIGQPERQKLLGQKGCVIWITGLSGSGKSTVACALSRELHCRGHHTYVLDGDNLRHGLNRDLSFKAEDRTENIRRVGEVAKLFADAGTICIASLISPYRRDRDACRALLPDSRFIEVFMDLPLELCEARDPKGLYKLARTGKIKGFTGVDDPYESPVNSEIVIKMEDGECPSPKAMAMQVLFYLEKNGYLQA; encoded by the exons ATGTCCTCGCTCCCGTTCCCGCCCGCGCTCCGCCTGCGCGCGTCGTCGCCCTCGGCACCGGCACCGGCGAATCGGAGGAAGCACGCGGCGCGCGCCTCGGTCGTGGCGGCGCTGGGaggcgacggcgggtgcggggGGAGCGGGATGGAGCAGCTCCGCCAGGGGAAGGCTTCCGGCAGCCCAG TGCAAGAGAAGCCTGTCATGTCAAACATTGGGAAGTCGACTAATATTCTGTGGCATGATTGCCCAATCGGACAGCCTGAGAGGCAGAAATTGCTGGGGCAAAAAGGATGTGTCATATGGATCACAGGACTCAGTGGTTCAG GTAAAAGCACCGTTGCCTGTGCATTGAGCCGGGAGTTACACTGCAGAGGCCACCACACATATGTCCTTGATGGTGACAACCTCAGACATGGTCTGAATCGAGATCTAAGCTTCAAGGCAGAAGACCGTACCGAAAATATACGCAGAGTTG GAGAAGTTGCAAAACTTTTTGCAGATGCTGGTACCATATGCATTGCTAGTTTGATATCTCCATACAGGAGAGACCGTGATGCATGCCGAGCTCTACTTCCAGATTCTAGATTTATTGAG GTATTTATGGATTTGCCACTAGAATTATGTGAAGCTCGTGATCCTAAAGGTTTATACAAGCTTGCACGCACAggaaagattaaag GCTTCACCGGAGTTGATGATCCATACGAATCACCAGTGAATAGTGAG ATAGTAATTAAGATGGAAGATGGGGAGTGCCCTTCACCCAAGGCAATGGCCATGCAAGTTCTGTTCTACCTTGAAAAGAACGGATATTTGCAGGCTTAG